In one window of Chelmon rostratus isolate fCheRos1 chromosome 19, fCheRos1.pri, whole genome shotgun sequence DNA:
- the naif1 gene encoding nuclear apoptosis-inducing factor 1 codes for MASVAKKRKMNFSEREVEIIVEEIEKQKHTLVNHFNAGVTHMAKNNAWVDILKKVNAVTTCPRELPEVKKKWSDMKTEVRRKVAQARAAIEGTSADCTPVPVILTAMQQRICNLLGEATIISLPAADSDAEITLPVTVNTTATVTLAETLPAGSGTVCDEAKPLNAETTYHALEDGGVVEYCTTTVSDSAPTVVAAVEAPVEMLASSSASPPLPQGQAKPQELKSRIALNSARLLQEQRVTNVHIRQIAQHLEGQNELLQMMRRSQEAQAFAQERQAQALEGTQAALLALVQMLRPALKDLRKFLQSGTEVTNPSSSAAGVTADGAGAEEQSRPKTPPPLPQQAKETQ; via the exons ATGGCATCGGTCgcgaaaaagagaaaaatgaatttctcggagagagaggtggaaatTATCGTGGAAGAAATAgagaaacaaaagcacacactaGTTAACCACTTCAATGCTGGAGTAACACACATGGCAAAGAATAACGCGTGGGTGGATATCCTGAAAAAGGTGAACGCAGTCACCACCTGTCCCAGAGAGTTGCCTGAGGTGAAAAAGAAGTGGTCTGACATGAAGACGGAGGTCCGGCGGAAAGTGGCCCAGGCACGGGCTGCTATAGAGGGGACATCCGCTGACTGCACTCCAGTTCCCGTCATCCTCACGGCGATGCAGCAGCGGATCTGTAACCTCCTGGGAGAGGCCACCATCATCAGTTTACCTGCAGCTGACTCGGATGCTGAGATAACTTTACCTGTGACAGTGAATACCACCGCCACCGTCACACTAGCAGAGA CTCTTCCAGCTGGCTCAGGTACAGTCTGTGATGAAGCAAAGCCACTGAATG CTGAAACAACCTACCACGCTTTGGAGGATGgaggtgtggtggagtattgCACCACCACTGTAAGCGACTCCGCTCCCACTGTGGTGGCGGCCGTCGAGGCTCCGGTGGAGATGCTCGCCTCATCCTCAGCTTCCCCGCCGCTGCCTCAGGGTCAGGCCAAACCTCAGGAGCTGAAGAGCCGTATCGCCCTCAACTCAGCCCgcctgctgcaggagcagagagTCACCAACGTCCACATCCGACAGATCGCCCAGCACCTGGAGGGCCAGaacgagctgctgcagatgatgCGCCGCTCCCAGGAGGCTCAGGCCTTCGCCCAGGAAAGACAGGCCCAGGCCCTGGAAGGTACGCAGGCTGCCCTTCTAGCATTAGTGCAGATGCTCAGGCCTGCTCTCAAAGACCTGCGCAAGTTCCTGCAGAGTGGGACTGAGGTCACAAAccccagcagctcagcagcaggagTGACAGCTGATGGGGcgggagcagaggagcagagcaggcCCAAAACACCGCCGCCTCTGCCACAGCAAGCCAAAGAGACACAGtag